GGCCTCCGTCCAGTCGCAGTCCGCGAGCGGCTCGAGGGCCTTCAGGGCGGCTGCGACGTGGGCCCGAGCCTCGGCGAGGGCCGCATCGATCGCCCCGCTGGAGCGCAGGAGCGGCAGAAGCTCCGCCAGGTCGCGGCTCCCCGCCGCGATGCGCTCCACCAGCAACGGCTCCCGCTCCGCCGCGATCAGAACGGGCAGCGTGAAAACGCCCTCCTTCAGATCTGTGCCCGGCACCTTGCCGGTCACCTCCGGGTCGCCCACCAGGTCCAGAAGGTCGTCGACGATCTGGAAGGCGAGCCCGAGGTTGCGCCCGTAGACGCGCAGTGGCTCGCGAAGCTCTGGCGCTCCCGAGGTAGCCGGCCCGAGCTCACCCGCCGCCCCGAACAGCGCTGCCGTCTTCAGCTCGATCGTACGCCGGTACTCGTCCGGCGCCCGCCTCGGATCGCCCACCGCCGTGGTCTCCACGATCTGGCCCTCGCACACCTCCGCGATCGCTCGCGACAAGATGTCGGTGACCTCCCCGCCGGCCTCGGCCGCCAGCACGCACCCCTTCGCGAATAGGTAGTCGCCCGCCAGGACCGCGACCTCGAGCCCCCACTTGGAATGCACGGTCGGAGCGCCGCGCCGCGTGTCGGTCTCGTCGATGACGTCGTCGTGATACAGCGTCGCGAGATGCACGAGCTCGATCGCGGCCGCGGCCAGGTCGGTGGCACGACTCCCGGGGGCACCCGCGCGCGAACTGATCATGACGAGCGCCGGTCGCAGCCTCTTGCCGCCGGCTTTGATCAGGTGCGTCGATGCCTCTCCGACGAGCGGGACGTCAGAAGACCCCGCGGTCGCCAGCAAGAGCTGCTCGACGCGCAGCATGTCCTCCACCAGCCACGAGGGGCCGATCATCGAGGCGACGAGCCGTTACCGAGTACCTGGATGCAGTAGCGGCGTTCGCG
This DNA window, taken from Actinomycetota bacterium, encodes the following:
- a CDS encoding polyprenyl synthetase family protein gives rise to the protein MIGPSWLVEDMLRVEQLLLATAGSSDVPLVGEASTHLIKAGGKRLRPALVMISSRAGAPGSRATDLAAAAIELVHLATLYHDDVIDETDTRRGAPTVHSKWGLEVAVLAGDYLFAKGCVLAAEAGGEVTDILSRAIAEVCEGQIVETTAVGDPRRAPDEYRRTIELKTAALFGAAGELGPATSGAPELREPLRVYGRNLGLAFQIVDDLLDLVGDPEVTGKVPGTDLKEGVFTLPVLIAAEREPLLVERIAAGSRDLAELLPLLRSSGAIDAALAEARAHVAAALKALEPLADCDWTEALRTIPEGVLAQL